A stretch of DNA from Pseudomonas sp. HN11:
TGCATGAGGCCAATACGCTGAGCTTATTGGTTGCAGAGCAAGAAGCTATCAGGGCAGCGAAAAGAAATTCAGGTTCATGGACGTGGTATTTGTCAAAACAATGTGAGTGAATCCTGTCGTCCAGGGCGAAAACGGAAGGACGTAGTCACTTCAACCTCCGGGAATTTCCAAATAGGCAATAACTTTCCCGAATGGCGCACTCGCCATGCCTACCGGAACGGTCATTCCGGTGTATCCCGGTACGGGGGCGTTCACAGTCAGCACCGTCGCGCCTGGCTTATCATTATCCGCAGCGATAATCAGAAAATATCTGCCGTCCGCGGGAGCAACGCCGGACCATTCAATTGCCAGGGGATTGTGCCCCTCCAGATGGTCGGCAACGAGATTACCCTGCGCATCGACTACCGTTACGCGTGGTTTCAGTATTGTTTTCGAAAAACCGAAACACATGTTATTGCACATCGCAATGACGTTGATGACGTAGGTTTGGCCCTTGCGCAGTTTGAAGTCGAACACCCGGTAGTTACCGGGCGCCTGACCAACCTCGAGTCGTGGGTCAGTTGCGCCGATCTCCCAGCGTTCTGGAAATAGACCACGATCAATCGGCAACGGCGTTGCACTAGCCAACTGGATGGCTTGTTCGAATGAATGTGCAATAGGCGTAGCGGACGAGCTGACGGCCTCTTGATTGATAGCTGAGTGGTTTGTACAGCCCGTTAGAAATGAAATGACAATGACAGGCAGCAGGGACTTCAACATTGATATTCCTTGGAAAAGTAGGCAGTTACTCTCAACCGTGTCGCCGCTATTTAGGACATACCACTATAGAGGTCTGATACGGAGTCACCAAACTCAGATAGCGCGCCATACACTTCCAGTGGATTGCTACATGGGCGCATATCTGGTGGCATGCCTTGGATGGGTTGAAAAAGCTGCCCAAGCCCGAGGTCTAACAGCGTCTTACGCTGCTACTCCCATAATGCTCCACTGACCGTCAGCAACATCAATAGATGTCACATCACGTACACCGGGTAAATGCCAAGCGCAAGGCCGCACCAATATCAGCAGGGTGGCTCTGAAATGGAACGGTGACATACAGGCTTTCACTGATGCCCTTACCGCTCCAAACCTCCAGTTTTTCATGATGACTGGGGCGAATGGTTATCTGCCCTTCCTTACTCTCGATGCTGCACTTTTTCATGTCTTTGAATAATGCACGCCGCGTTTTGTAGCCAAAGCGCTCCAACGTACTGCCCACCCACTGCTCATACCGCTGAGTGGTCAAAGCGTGGTCGTAAAGGTCTCGGTCGAACGTAGCTTCAGGATGAACCCACACATCCTTACGCGGCTCGGCAAGCACGAAGCGGCTATGAGCCAATGCATCCCATACGGCTTCACCCAGTGCCTGATCACTGATATCCGGGCTGGCATGGCATTCGATCCCTAGCGGGTCAGCTCGGCTGGTTCGATAGCCGGAGTACGTCTTGACATACACGAGCTCGTTGTTGATTCCCGCATCCGCCCAGGCGGTTTTCACAACATCATTCATCTTAATGCACCTCGGTGATTTTTACGGTCACGCCCTTGCTGCGCCCGTATTCGATTGCTTTATTAATCTGTTCCCACTGAGCGCCAGTCGTGGCTTTGGGTATTGCCACTTGCAGTTCACGAGCAGTGATCTGGCTGGCATTCACGGTCACGCCCTTCAAACCAGACTCAACAAAGTTGGCCGCCGCATCAATATTGCCCTTGAGTGACGAATAGACCTGGCGTGGATTCGCCAGCTTGGCAGCCGTTG
This window harbors:
- a CDS encoding contact-dependent growth inhibition system immunity protein, encoding MNDVVKTAWADAGINNELVYVKTYSGYRTSRADPLGIECHASPDISDQALGEAVWDALAHSRFVLAEPRKDVWVHPEATFDRDLYDHALTTQRYEQWVGSTLERFGYKTRRALFKDMKKCSIESKEGQITIRPSHHEKLEVWSGKGISESLYVTVPFQSHPADIGAALRLAFTRCT